One genomic segment of Chitinophaga sancti includes these proteins:
- a CDS encoding AI-2E family transporter: MKSVKLAFYARLALILHALILSMLIMHLGKTVIIPLFFALLISFALLPVCRQLEKWGLHRGIAAAISVLLFVVLIGSFIDVLSHQVVNFTHNLPELQKRFTESLTDLRAWLFNTYHIDYQQQTDYLKRSTSGLQSTAMSSLGATFIGVAEVFILFIFFLIFTFFMLYHRRLFKRFVVALFPKEELPKVEEVLVSARSMINRYIIGLLTEMFILIILLLSTLAILGIKYALLISVMAALLNVIPYLGIYTAMAISMFITFANGEPSQAVTVGIVFIVAHFLDANVILPRVVGGNVKLNPLITIIAVLTGKLIWGIPGMFLFIPLAAIIRIISEKVESLQPWAILMGEEK; the protein is encoded by the coding sequence ATGAAAAGCGTTAAACTGGCCTTCTATGCCCGCCTGGCCCTGATCTTACATGCGCTTATCCTGTCCATGCTAATTATGCATCTGGGCAAGACGGTGATTATTCCACTGTTCTTTGCCTTGCTGATCTCCTTTGCTTTACTGCCTGTATGCCGGCAACTGGAAAAATGGGGATTGCATCGTGGCATTGCGGCCGCTATTTCAGTACTGCTCTTTGTGGTACTGATCGGTTCTTTCATTGATGTTCTGAGTCACCAGGTGGTGAACTTCACCCATAATCTGCCTGAACTGCAAAAGCGGTTTACTGAAAGTCTGACAGATCTCAGGGCCTGGCTTTTTAACACCTATCATATCGATTATCAACAGCAAACAGACTATCTGAAGCGGTCTACCAGCGGTTTGCAGTCTACGGCTATGAGTTCACTGGGTGCCACCTTTATTGGGGTAGCAGAGGTCTTTATTCTCTTTATCTTCTTCCTCATCTTTACCTTCTTCATGCTGTACCACCGCCGGTTGTTCAAGCGCTTTGTGGTAGCCCTGTTTCCAAAAGAAGAGCTGCCCAAGGTAGAGGAAGTACTGGTAAGTGCCCGCAGCATGATCAACAGATATATTATCGGGTTGCTTACTGAAATGTTTATCCTGATCATCTTATTGCTTTCTACGCTGGCCATATTAGGGATCAAATATGCCCTGCTGATCAGTGTAATGGCAGCACTGTTGAACGTAATACCCTATCTGGGAATTTATACAGCGATGGCCATCAGTATGTTCATCACTTTTGCCAATGGGGAACCTTCACAGGCGGTAACTGTTGGTATTGTTTTTATCGTGGCGCATTTCCTGGATGCAAATGTTATTCTGCCCCGGGTGGTAGGTGGTAATGTAAAGCTCAATCCCCTCATCACTATTATCGCCGTACTCACGGGCAAGCTGATTTGGGGTATACCGGGTATGTTCCTGTTTATACCGCTGGCGGCCATTATCCGGATTATCAGTGAAAAGGTAGAATCATTGCAACCCTGGGCAATTTTAATGGGAGAGGAAAAATAA
- a CDS encoding DinB family protein: MKEMTTTVTTETFMTPAQLLKHWQLHRNLTRKTINAFPEDKLFSYSVGGMRPFAELAMEFIGMAVPTLTGIITEKWEKFKHDEAPDTKQALLELWDEQTEIIDTLWPKIPAERFNDVVLAFGQWEMPVNLLVMYVVDNEIHHRAQGYVYLRSLGIEPPYFWDRE; encoded by the coding sequence ATGAAAGAAATGACCACCACTGTCACTACGGAAACATTTATGACCCCGGCTCAACTGCTGAAACACTGGCAGTTGCACCGTAACCTGACCCGCAAAACGATCAATGCATTCCCTGAAGATAAACTCTTTAGTTATTCTGTAGGTGGCATGCGTCCTTTTGCTGAACTGGCAATGGAATTCATAGGTATGGCCGTACCTACCCTGACAGGCATTATCACTGAAAAATGGGAAAAATTCAAGCATGATGAAGCACCTGATACGAAACAGGCATTGCTGGAATTGTGGGATGAGCAGACGGAAATTATTGACACCTTATGGCCAAAAATTCCTGCTGAAAGGTTTAACGATGTTGTATTAGCCTTTGGTCAATGGGAAATGCCGGTAAACCTGTTGGTAATGTATGTAGTTGATAATGAAATACATCATCGTGCTCAAGGCTATGTGTACCTGCGTTCACTGGGTATTGAACCACCATATTTCTGGGACAGAGAGTAG
- a CDS encoding AraC family transcriptional regulator has translation MKKDIERHVFNSLKEQYLFQNLPTDLIDDQTDFTIHNIRDIHPVLPYTSIVYRVNFFSFVFVKSGTGRYTTDEQIYTTRPGTIYFTNPGHFKSFEWQELDEVYLITLSESFLKENVHADIFEEFPFLLAETVAPRVLPPEEFAVFEQLYLLLKKEYESTSFYRNKVIGNLFVVLLLKIKEFFWKDYNPIYEGNRSSQIVKTFKRGLEKHYRDMSRGVIDKPFRVQEYAASQGLHPNYLSNVIKTKTGKSISTWVSEKTIAEAKSLLQNSTKSIKEIAYLLGFGESTHFSNYFKKHTRQSPVVYRKELKS, from the coding sequence ATGAAAAAGGATATAGAAAGGCATGTTTTTAACTCCTTAAAAGAACAATACCTTTTTCAGAATTTGCCCACCGATCTTATTGATGATCAAACCGACTTTACGATTCATAATATCAGGGACATACATCCGGTATTGCCCTATACTTCTATTGTATACCGTGTCAATTTCTTCTCTTTTGTATTTGTAAAGAGTGGAACGGGCCGTTATACAACAGATGAGCAGATATACACTACCCGGCCGGGTACCATTTACTTCACCAACCCGGGGCATTTTAAGTCATTCGAATGGCAGGAGCTGGATGAGGTGTATCTCATTACCCTCAGCGAATCCTTCCTGAAAGAAAATGTTCATGCGGACATTTTCGAGGAGTTCCCTTTCTTACTGGCAGAGACGGTGGCACCACGAGTGCTGCCTCCTGAAGAGTTTGCGGTATTTGAACAGTTATATCTCCTCCTAAAAAAGGAATACGAATCCACTTCTTTCTATCGGAATAAAGTGATCGGCAACCTTTTCGTCGTACTGCTGTTAAAGATCAAGGAGTTTTTCTGGAAGGATTACAACCCGATCTATGAGGGTAACCGCAGTTCCCAGATCGTAAAGACCTTCAAAAGAGGATTAGAAAAGCATTACCGGGATATGAGCAGGGGGGTGATTGATAAGCCTTTTCGGGTACAGGAATATGCCGCATCGCAGGGATTGCATCCGAATTACCTCAGTAATGTGATCAAGACCAAGACCGGCAAATCGATCAGTACCTGGGTGTCAGAAAAGACGATTGCCGAAGCAAAGTCCCTCTTACAAAATTCTACGAAGTCTATTAAGGAAATTGCTTACTTGCTGGGATTTGGGGAAAGCACCCATTTCAGTAATTATTTTAAAAAGCATACCCGGCAATCTCCCGTCGTCTATAGAAAAGAACTAAAATCTTAA
- a CDS encoding DUF1877 family protein encodes MGQSATLFLVDRNEFSKIGDDPEYPVANIAREKTTFEKSFEGLLFLITKGSRPEDISIVRQIFYPEAYVGEEIDFENIDIDELPDDFDFDRQPLYFNDPATVVEIADLLSTIEPGNIIALFDHTELNEHDIEPGQVWTDDEKEGVTFNAQHMATELMALKAIYEKAKEQDAYIVSYVD; translated from the coding sequence ATGGGACAAAGTGCTACACTATTTCTCGTAGACAGGAACGAATTTTCCAAAATAGGAGACGATCCTGAATACCCAGTGGCCAACATTGCCAGGGAAAAAACAACTTTTGAGAAATCCTTCGAAGGATTATTATTTCTGATTACCAAAGGTAGCAGACCTGAGGATATCTCTATCGTAAGGCAGATCTTTTACCCTGAAGCATATGTAGGAGAGGAGATCGACTTTGAAAATATCGATATCGACGAACTCCCTGACGATTTTGACTTCGACAGGCAACCGTTATATTTCAATGATCCGGCTACCGTAGTTGAGATTGCAGACCTGCTGTCAACTATTGAACCAGGCAACATTATCGCGCTGTTTGACCATACAGAGCTGAATGAACATGACATAGAACCTGGCCAGGTATGGACAGACGATGAAAAAGAAGGCGTTACATTCAATGCCCAGCATATGGCTACAGAATTGATGGCGCTGAAAGCTATCTATGAAAAGGCGAAGGAGCAGGATGCTTATATCGTGAGCTACGTGGACTAA
- a CDS encoding alpha-L-fucosidase, with product MKKFIGGASLAFAMLMLGPSCSNAQVSAPAPYGVLPSAPQVEWQAMDMYAFVHFTVNTFTNKEWGYGDEDEKIFNPTSFDADQIVSSIKAAGLTGLILTCKHHDGFCLWPTKTTFHNITKSPWKNGQGDMVKEFADACKKQGIKFGVYLSPWDRNNAAYGTQEYVRIYRAQMKELLTNYGPVFEIWHDGANGGDGYYGGARKEVKIDRYTYYNWPETWRQEKELQPNAVAMSDVGPDVRWVGTETGFSGDPCWATYTPIGDKDSAVASPGQVLYELGLNGTRNGKQWMPAETNFSIRPGWFYHATEDGKVKTPEDLLNHYFASVGHGTTMLLNVPPDQRGLVNEIDVASLKGFGDIIKEMYKVNFAAGATVQASDVRSGDKAYAAENVLDNDPYTYWGTKDGVNTGELVLNLAGTKTFNVIRLRENIKLGQRIDDWAVDVWENNQWTELKKGTAIGYCRLIRSERMVTTDKVRIRITKGAASICLSDVALFKAPEVKVAATNKNTIVDKTQWKSQNTKFSAAIDGDATSAVQMDMSTFKKIAPKGMIVDMQFPLKMIGFNYLPLKDKGLVDKYKIYTSEDGKTWELQKEGEFSNIKANPIEQRIDLEKPVTARYFRFEPLHVLPAKDGKQYVGIAEIGIIK from the coding sequence ATGAAGAAATTTATAGGTGGCGCAAGTCTGGCATTTGCCATGCTGATGCTGGGGCCCAGCTGTAGCAATGCACAGGTAAGTGCACCTGCACCTTACGGCGTATTGCCTTCCGCACCACAGGTGGAATGGCAGGCTATGGATATGTACGCGTTTGTACATTTCACTGTTAATACTTTCACCAACAAGGAATGGGGCTATGGCGACGAAGACGAGAAAATATTTAATCCTACCAGCTTCGATGCCGATCAGATCGTATCGAGCATTAAGGCGGCAGGGCTCACAGGTTTGATCCTGACCTGTAAACACCACGATGGTTTTTGCCTCTGGCCAACCAAAACCACTTTCCACAACATTACCAAAAGCCCCTGGAAAAACGGCCAGGGTGATATGGTAAAAGAATTTGCTGATGCCTGTAAAAAACAGGGGATCAAATTTGGGGTATACCTCTCTCCATGGGACAGGAACAATGCCGCTTACGGCACCCAGGAGTATGTACGCATCTACCGTGCACAGATGAAGGAACTACTGACCAACTATGGCCCGGTATTCGAAATCTGGCATGATGGCGCAAATGGTGGTGATGGTTATTATGGTGGTGCACGCAAAGAAGTAAAGATCGATCGTTACACTTATTATAACTGGCCTGAAACCTGGAGACAGGAAAAAGAACTGCAGCCAAATGCAGTGGCCATGAGCGATGTAGGTCCAGATGTACGCTGGGTAGGTACCGAAACCGGTTTCTCCGGCGACCCTTGCTGGGCTACTTACACCCCCATCGGTGATAAGGATTCAGCGGTGGCATCACCGGGACAGGTATTGTATGAACTGGGGCTGAATGGTACCCGCAATGGTAAGCAATGGATGCCGGCAGAAACAAACTTCTCCATTCGGCCAGGATGGTTTTACCACGCTACTGAGGATGGCAAAGTGAAAACACCGGAGGATCTGCTAAACCATTACTTCGCTTCAGTAGGTCATGGTACTACCATGCTGCTGAACGTACCTCCTGATCAACGAGGTCTGGTAAATGAAATTGACGTTGCTTCGCTGAAAGGCTTTGGCGATATCATTAAAGAAATGTACAAAGTGAACTTCGCGGCAGGCGCAACCGTGCAGGCCAGTGATGTAAGAAGCGGGGATAAGGCATATGCTGCTGAGAATGTACTGGACAATGATCCATACACCTACTGGGGTACAAAAGATGGTGTGAACACCGGTGAGCTGGTACTGAACCTGGCAGGTACAAAAACATTCAACGTCATCCGTCTCCGTGAGAACATTAAATTAGGTCAGCGTATAGACGACTGGGCAGTGGATGTTTGGGAAAATAACCAGTGGACAGAACTGAAAAAAGGTACTGCAATTGGTTATTGCCGCCTGATCCGTAGCGAGCGTATGGTAACGACCGATAAGGTAAGGATCCGTATCACAAAGGGTGCTGCGAGTATCTGTCTCAGTGATGTGGCCCTGTTCAAAGCCCCTGAAGTAAAGGTTGCCGCTACGAACAAAAATACCATTGTTGATAAAACACAGTGGAAATCACAGAATACGAAGTTCTCTGCCGCTATTGACGGGGATGCAACGAGTGCTGTACAGATGGATATGTCTACCTTTAAGAAGATTGCTCCTAAAGGCATGATCGTAGATATGCAGTTCCCGCTAAAGATGATCGGCTTTAACTACCTGCCGTTAAAAGATAAAGGCCTGGTAGACAAGTATAAGATCTACACCAGTGAGGATGGTAAGACCTGGGAATTGCAGAAAGAAGGAGAGTTTTCTAATATTAAAGCAAACCCGATCGAACAACGGATTGACCTGGAAAAACCAGTCACTGCAAGATACTTCAGGTTTGAGCCTTTACATGTACTGCCAGCTAAGGATGGCAAACAATATGTAGGTATCGCCGAAATAGGCATTATAAAATAG